CAAAAGCACATGGTTAAGTGTGCAGACGTGAATTGGTGCGTTGTGTTGACTGTTAAGGGCATGTTTATTTTTCCGTTTCACTATGTGGGCACACATTACAAAACTTAGTTTTATGAGAAGCTACAAATTCCAACTTCTGACTGAACGTCTGTTTGtaggttttaaacaaaaataggaACTATAAATCTCAAACAGAACACACTGCATTATGGTGCAACCAAGACTAAATCTTGCACAACAGTAAGAAGAAAGTATATTTGCAGACAATAATGGGTCATTTCCTGAGTTCCCTCGACTTATATCTGCACAAAATAGGTGCATCGAAGGTCCTAGATACCTCTCATAAAGAGAAAGGTCCCAGTTGTTTGCATACCCGTTTGCTTTCATCCATGTCAGCTTTGTTCCCCACCAGTACTTTGTTAACATTGTCTGAAGCATGCTGCTCAATGTTACGAATCCAATTCCTGATATCTGAAATTGGCATAAGATGGAAGAATATTCCAAATGAGAAAGCCTTTGAAGAGAAAAACTCATATCTCCAAATTTTAAATCGAAGTAACAGATGGAAACTTTACTGTTAAATGAAGATTCGTCTGTAACGTCATAGACTAGCAATATGCCCATAGCACCACGATAGTAAGCTGAAAAAACAGGGAATTCAGTAAAGGCTTGGCACAAAATAAACTACTCGATAAATACTCATATTGGCACAAAGCTTGAAAACCAATGAAGAATAAAAGAACTCTACAGTTACAGCAATGAAATTGTACCCATTCAAATGGATATGGAATTTAACTCATGACACATCAAACAGAGAAACAACAGGTACCACTAGCGAAAGTTCATTTTAGATAATTCAAGAAGAAACTCATTAGTGATCATCACATTAATCACTGatcaattttgaattaaaaaagtcAACAAGGGAGACGTTCCCAAAAACTATTTTGCTTATAAATTTTACATGGCTGGCAATTTAAACAATAGGAACCCAAACAGAAAGTGAAGACTATTTATTTTAGGCTTAGGCATGGGATAAATCCGCCTATGATTCCATATCCAGTCCCAAGCTCAGGTAAAGAAGGAGAGTTGTGTTAAGTCATCTGCAACTAACATAGAACTTACCGGTTGTAATTGTTCGGAACCGCTCCTGACCTGCAGTATCCCAAATTTGGAGCTTGATCCGTTTTCCATCCTGCTCAATGGTTCTTATCTTAAAATCAATGCTGCACCAGGAGGGTAGACCTTGAGATGTTAAGGAAACTTCTGGCACACAAGATTCTATAACTAAATGCTAAATTGTGAAAACTCACCCTATGGTTGTGATGAAACTAGTTGTGAAAGAACCATCGGAGAATCGTAGAAGAAGGCAACTCTTTCCGACACCTGCAACcaagaataacaaaaaaaaaggtttgtgAAAATTAAGGAATTTGCATACCAATGCACATCTCTAGCAGTTTCTATGGCCacagtatttttttcatttctttatgtTACTATAATACTTTTATTCTATTCCTTGATCCtctaaagaaaataaacagAGAGGATGGAAGAATCTATATCTATGACATATATACTATAGTAAATAATCAAGGCACGGGAAAAGAGTTCATGAGAAACGCCAAGCTAAGGTCAAATTTCTTCTTCCCTATGGATTAAACAGATTAAAGTATGCAAGAAAACAAAGCTAAAAAGCAACTTCCGTTACCatgttttggttctttttttttttttccactaaataatcattcaagaaaaaaagaaaaaaaaaaactctataaaGAAGCTGCAAAGTAAAGTGGTTATTAATATAGTAAATGTTGCAATAAAGCATATCATTGTCAAAGTAGAGAGGGGCCTAATTATATACGATGGAGAAGTTATCCAACATATTCAGATTTCAGACTATGATCAAACAGAATTAGGAAAAGTTCGGTGGACACCAAACTCTGATAAGTATagatatgataaataatatgatCTGATAAAGAGAGAGATAACATTGACGGAGTGCTTTTTATATAGATGTGTCTGTATAACATCACTTAACAGAATCTCCTAGTTGTATCACGGTAATAGAACAATCATTCAAATACTAGCAAAAGCTAGATCATGAAAAGATTCAAACTCAAAGATTAAATATACTTGCATCAAAATCCAAATTAAACAATTCGAGACAAAAATGatgccatttttgtttgcaATGTTTTGTGTTTCGTAACCTGCAGGAATAATCGACGAAATTATGAGGAGTGACTTACCACTATCGCCAATCAAGAGAAGTTTTATGAGATAATCGTAATCCGCACGAGCTCTTGCCGGTGGAGCAGCCATGAATTTCTCGTGATTTCAACACTGACGAAATCTATTCCTATCTGCATACGATCCAAAAATAAAGGGAATCATTTTCGAGTTAATTCGCACACGCAAAAAACTGGAatgcaagagagagagagagagagaagaaccAGATCCGAAATGGAAAGGAAAATGGACTGAAGGACCGCCGGAgatttttagagagagagaagagcgaTGTGTAATTTtgctgtttttattttatatttttgtaattttaaaataataataataaagttaaaaGTCTCGGGAATTTTTTATTGACCAGAACAGTAGGAGTAGGATACAACCTTCAACTTGGGAGCCTTCCCCGACTATAGAGGCACCCAATTTGTTGTAAGGCTGTTTCCATATTCATATTCATTCAttgtaaaattttcatttttatatattgtagCTACCAAACATTCTCCATAAGCGCCTAGTTTGTAGTTTGTAGTTTGTTAAATGAAAGTGCCTcacttgttctaaatttttttacattgagttttttaataaaataactattatttaatcacaaatcataacttatataattttttatgataattagaactattttatattaatattcaatcacaattcatcaattatatattttttctaaaattatactataggttatgcaattaataaatttattcaacATCTAAtggatattataataaaaaatataagtgaatatttttatttttctttttgggtgTCAAGTTcacaattttttgtttcatgagAATCTTAAGTTGAGAAATCTAATTTCTCATGTTTAATATTCATGGTTAAAGAAACTAGCTAACGAAAACTTGTTTATGTAAAGAGGTGAGAATCTTATTttcttgaatttaatttttttttattataataaaaacatcatGTTGTccttgttaaattattaaaataatcaataaaaatatcaagtaatgttttgattttaaaaaaaaattgtctaaatttttttaatggcaaATTACAAAGATTTTATTCATTTCCATAAATCATAATCTTCAAGAATAATGAAAAAAGTTTTCCCTACCAACCACTCCCTAAAATAAATAGCTACCTAGTTTATTCTCATTCTAACAAGCAtcccaatatttttatttttaaatttggctaatatatgaattaataataataataataatcaaattttatttttatggcatgatttttcaaaacattgtaCAGGCTGAGTTGGGTTTGGAAATTTTGGTCTTTTGGATGCTAATTTGAAGTGCCGAAATTTCCCATGATTGAGGAAAGCATATACTTGTTTGTGGTAATTCAtcaactcttttttatttttccctaaAGTAGCTGATTACAGtgcctaattaatttttacGTGGAGGATTCCAATCTCTATGCCAAAACAGATGAAGAGGCAACTACAGATATGACTGGattattaattgaattattcAACAACGATGCCAGCCTCCAAAATTAACTTAAGTATAATTAAGTGTAGAAATGACTTAAGTTCacgaaaattagttaatttgagttaataaataactttcttaattatttttagtattttgaatttagaaaattcattttttactagaattaaataattagagaGGCATGCGACCtaagaatttaattattagAAGTTAGTGACCTAAttagtgtaatatatatatagaatctaAGTTAGAATTAAAAGAACCCTAAACACCTAATTAGAAAACCCTAACATGTGCAACAAGTGGGGCCCCTTCTACTAGGGTATGGGAGCcactataaaaagaaaatgttgcTCCCTAGCTAGCCTGGGTTTTGAGAAAGGAGAGGGAGAGGTTTTTGCTTCGTCCAAGTGTGGGAGAGCTTTGCATCTTGGGTGTTCTTCTAGCTAAATtctttcttgtgtatataagaTCCAACCCTTcatcttcttttgttttcttcttcctcatgATCTCTCAGAGCTCAAACCCTTCATTCTTTCTTCTCCATATATTCCTAAAATACCTTGATTTGTTCTAAGAATATTTCTCTACTTCTTGTATATAGTGAATTGTAAAAAGTTTAATCACATCAAATATATAGACTTTTCTCTATTTGTTTATGGTATCAAAGCACGTAGCCTCTAGTTTAACACCTTCTGCCACGAAGACCCAAAACACTACCACACCAACCAAACATGGTTAACTCGATTGACAACAAGGAGAAGGAAACATCACTACCTAACCCTTTGGTCTTGCATCATTCTGATAATGCGCCTCAGCCTCAGCGCCAAGAATAAGCTTGGTTTAATCAATGGAATCGTGAAAGCTCCGTCAACAACCGATTCAGTGTCCAATGATCTTAAGCAAGCATCTCGCAGCTCAACGTTTCTCTTGTGttgattcaagaaattggatTTCAACCATCAAAAAGGCTGATTATTTACACAGTTTATGGAGATTCAATTAATCACATAAAATATACAGACTTCTGTCTATTTGTTTAAGCATGTGGTAAACTTAAGTTAAATATTGCAAAGCAACAAGTCTGCACCAGTCAATGACAAATTCGGAGAAATCTTCCAAAGATAACTTGTAAGTTGTATTTTACTATTCACTATTTTGTAAGTTGAAAACGTTGCAAACGAACAGTTTTCATTGTATggattctattttttatattgtcattcaATTATTTAGCAtttaagttaaatattttagaGTGACAAGTCTGCAAAAGTCAATGACAGACACGAAGAAATCTTCCGAAAATGACTgttgtaagttttatttttcattgtgtATAGGTAACCGTTTACATTATATTAAAGTATTtcacatttgattttttttttatgttatgcaCTAAAGCCAAAAGGGTCTCAATTTTCTTGCAGTCTTTTGAAGAATGCATCCTTGTCTCTACGTCCTGGTTCAGAAATTCACCAGCAAAATGAGACAAATAAGTAGGAAAGAATTGCAGAAAGAGAAGGAGGAGCAACGGAGGCAAGAACAGGAGAAGGGGCTGGAGAGGAAAGAATCGGTTGGAAGTCCCGGAGCAGGGTTTGATTACATTGCTAGAATTGTCTTCAATGTGCTGCCGTACCACACTATCTTAGTGCTAATTTCCATTTTACCACAGAGGT
The nucleotide sequence above comes from Glycine soja cultivar W05 chromosome 11, ASM419377v2, whole genome shotgun sequence. Encoded proteins:
- the LOC114374006 gene encoding ras-related protein RABE1c-like is translated as MAAPPARARADYDYLIKLLLIGDSGVGKSCLLLRFSDGSFTTSFITTIGIDFKIRTIEQDGKRIKLQIWDTAGQERFRTITTAYYRGAMGILLVYDVTDESSFNNIRNWIRNIEQHASDNVNKVLVGNKADMDESKRVVPTSKGQALADEYGIKFFETSAKTNLNVEEVFFSIARDIKQRLADTDSKAEPAGIKINNQLDHATAGEVAQKSACCG